One Candidatus Poribacteria bacterium genomic region harbors:
- a CDS encoding N-formylglutamate amidohydrolase, which translates to MTDVSTPTIWKITKGHSPVVAAAIHDGHHVREEVSRILALTEAERLREEDPFTAIWTEVAETRIIGSHSRFEVDLNRPREKAVYIKPEDAWGLHVWKERPDEQLIRRSLAGYDAFYSEVRSLLTDVAQHFKHFVVFDLHSYNHRREGPSAPPADAEGNPEVNIGTGNMDRQKWGPLIQRFMEDLRNFDFMGRHLDVRENIKFRGGQFARWIHESFPNSGCAIAIEFKKFFMDEWTGEPDMMKINTIQ; encoded by the coding sequence ATGACTGACGTAAGCACACCAACGATATGGAAGATAACGAAAGGGCACAGTCCCGTCGTCGCAGCAGCAATTCATGATGGGCATCACGTCCGTGAGGAAGTGTCGAGAATTCTGGCTTTAACCGAGGCAGAACGGCTCCGAGAAGAAGACCCATTTACTGCTATCTGGACTGAGGTTGCAGAAACACGGATTATAGGTTCGCACTCCCGCTTTGAGGTAGATCTGAACCGTCCTCGTGAGAAAGCCGTTTATATTAAACCGGAGGATGCCTGGGGGCTTCATGTTTGGAAGGAGCGTCCGGATGAACAGCTGATCCGCAGATCCTTAGCAGGATACGATGCTTTCTATTCGGAAGTCCGAAGTCTATTGACAGATGTGGCACAGCACTTTAAGCATTTTGTTGTTTTCGATTTACATTCATACAATCATCGGCGCGAGGGACCCAGTGCCCCGCCAGCAGATGCAGAAGGTAATCCAGAGGTGAACATCGGTACCGGAAACATGGATCGTCAGAAATGGGGACCCTTGATTCAGCGTTTCATGGAAGATCTTCGGAATTTCGACTTTATGGGCAGACACCTTGATGTCAGAGAAAATATCAAATTCCGAGGTGGACAGTTCGCACGATGGATTCATGAATCCTTTCCAAACTCTGGTTGTGCGATTGCCATTGAATTCAAAAAATTCTTCATGGATGAGTGGACAGGTGAGCCAGATATGATGAAAATCAATACTATTCAAC